The nucleotide sequence CAGGTTAAAAACTTGCCCGAGTTTCacaaagcttaggaaaagagaggACTGGTTTTCGACTCCAGGAGGTCTGACTTCAGAGTCTGGACTCTTAGCCACTTCTCTATATGGTTGAGTCTGACTGGCCTACCTTTCTCTCCAATATTATGATGTCACTTTTTCAGGAACAGAGTGTCCTTTGCTGAGTCTATAGCCACAGACCCAAAGTAAGAGACAtgtttcctttcatttcaaccttgGGAACCTTCtttctataccaatttttttgttttttaattagttaacatttatttagcatctgctatattttagaaccTTTGATACTGTATATGCAGACCTTATGACGATACTGCAACATAAATAACCTATCTTGTTGGGCTCACAGTCCTTTTTGAGAGTCTGATGACAGCTTTGGATCTTCTTTCCAGAAAAATTTCCTTATGCACATAATATTGCACATAACTGCAGAGGTGGCTTCTAGAATCTACTGAAGCTTATCCTCTAGCAGTCCATGGACTCCATGGTAAGAATTCTTGCCCTCTGCAACCTTTCGCAGCTGACTCTTCCATAGTGTTAAGAGGCCAGGCAAGTGGCGGTGGCGGTGGGGGGGGTCtcacctcctttctttcttctcagagAGAAATGTTTATACGGCTTAGGCTCCCTAAATTAACCAGACGTCTGtgaacattctttctttctctcttgtctGTAGGACTCCAAGGGAAGAATGCAGACGATTAAATGTGTGGTTGTAGGAGATGGGGCTGTAGGTAAGACCTGCCTCCTCATCAGTTACACAACAAACGCCTTTCCCGAGGAGTATATCCCTACTGTCTTTGACAACTATAGTGCCCAGACATCTGTGGACGGCCAGATCGTCAGCCTGAACCTGTGGGACACAGCTGGCCAAGAGGAGTATGACCGACTGCGAACACTCTCCTACCCCCAGACCAATATCTTCgtcatttgtttttccattggCAACCCATCTTCTTATGCCAATGTGAGGCATAAGTGGTACCCAGAGGTCTCCCATCATTGCCCCAATGTACCTGTTTTGCTGGTAGGCACCAAGAGGGACCTGCGAAGTGACATTGAGACAGTGAAGAAGCTGaaggaacagagcctagtgcCCACAACTCCTCAGCAAGGCACTTCCCTGGCTAAGCAGGTGGGGGCTGTGAAGTATCTGGAATGTTCAGCCCTGATGCAGGATGGGGTCCATGAGGTATTTTCAGAAGCTGTCCGGGCTGTGCTTTACCCTGCCACAAAGAAGAACAGCAAGAAGTGTGCCCTCTTATAGCTTTTGGGGTGCTGCTTGGGGACTGCACCTAAGGAGAATAAGGGGGAATTCCTTTGACAGCATTTAACAATGCCAGCGTGAGCCACTTATCTCTTCCCCTGGAAACCCTAGACTCCAGGTTATTCAGCTTTTGGAGGAACAAGGAGAGGCTAGTTTGCACTTGGCTGCTTTGAAGTTTGGTCTGAACCTTTTGGAGGAAGTTTgagagagtgagtgtgtgtgtctctccTGTCGAAGTGGTAAGAGGAGATGCCACCAAGTGCTGTTCTTTTCTGTCCTGGCCAGGCCACGACTAAGCAGAGCAGCCTAGCACTGTTGTTTGTAGGCTTTTGCTTGGCTGTTTAAAATCTAATTTCAGCGTTCCTGGCTGTATTTACCGTTGAGCAAGTGCCTCACAGAAGGACAAGGTTCTCCAAATTTTCAAATCATTGCCTTAAGCTTTCTGATATACTAATTTTTGGAAACCATCTTATGTGTGATTCCTGGGTGTTCCCAATGTTGacatgctctttccattcttgagaGGAGATATTTTTGCAATAATGGTTAAGCAGCATTTCTAGAGTTCTGTGAGATGGTAATAGATGTTTCTTAAAAGGGTTCTGTGGTCAAATAAGGCAGGAACCAGTGATTTAAATAATGCCGAATAGTTTCTTCTACTGCAGGAAGTTATAACTTTTAATAAGTATGCaatatttcccaaacttatttcactgaacttttgttttttggccccATGCAACACCTATTAACATCTCTGGGAACACAGTTTCAGAGATGCTGGATTACAAGGGACTGGGAATTCTCATGGCGGAGACTGTGAAAAAAGCATAATGTGGTCCTGTTCTTTGTGCTGTTTCCCTCTTCATTGCCTTTGAGAGGAATGTTTACCAGCCATGGCCTTGTTATTGGTTCCTCTTCCATCCTCAGGAGGTGGGTTTGGCACTTAGTCACGATAGTATATTGGCTGTGGGATCTGATGTTCAGATCTGCTCTTGGATTCTGCTAGCACAATAGGCACGGTGATGTGTAATGAACAGTCCCTCTGAAGAGCTGTGTCTCTGAGGCTTCTGTGTGGCTCTTTTTTCTCTCATCATCCTTCCGCTTGAAGGAAAGACCACTGAAGATTAACCCCCTAAATAAAACCAATGAAACGACCAACGAAATAAAATGTCCTGCCAGTCACTGTCAGGGGGTTCTGTGATTCCCTCTGATACTTCTCTTCTGCTGTCATTCCTCTGAGTCACTATAAAGACTACCTTGCTCTCCTCCTGTTCCTCCCGCCTCTGTATATCTCCCTGTGTGTTTGTTCAGCCCTGTGTGCCTTTTGAGGTTGCTCCAAGAGAGCTGGGGTACGTTGGGTTTCCAGGCCGCAGGgctgtcgtcgcccttgtgatgGTGTTGCTGGAGTTGCTCAGCCTGCTCTCGGGGTGGAAGGAGTCAGATTCCATATCCCAGCGGGCCTGCTGCTCCTTCTCCCTAGTTGTATTTTTGACCTTCTTCATTTGATATGGAAGGAAACCTTAACTTCTCTACCTGGCAAATAGTGGTTGACAACTCCACCGTGCACATATCCTCTCACCCTGCCAGAACAGCATGGGATTTTTGAGAGTTTGGGAAATGGAGCTAAAAGGAACACATACCTCCCCTTGGGGTGGGTGGAGTGCCTGAGCTTCGCTCTGTGATCATCTTGCTGTTGCTCTTTGACGGGATATGATCAGAGTAACCTCAGGCTAACTGAACCTCCTgaatagggttgccagataaaataccaTAATTGTTTAGTATAAGTGTGTTccgtgcaatatttgggacacacttacactaaaaaattatttgctgtttatctgaaattcaaatttaatggggcatcctgtatttttatttgctaaatctggcaaccctactctTGGAGAACCTGGAAACTGGAGGTCAAATATCAAGTATTGATAGAAGATAAAAGGTTAtgtaggcacttccctggtggtccagtgggtaagactctgcgctgacgatgcagggggcccaggtttggtccctggtcggggaactagatcccgcctgctgcaactaagaagtccgcctgcctcaactaagacctggtgcagccgaaataaataaataaataaatattttctaaaaatggttATGTAAATTCTctattcttcctccttttcttctggtTGCCTTTTCCCTCACGGTGGactagtgttttgttttctttttccttcatgacTGTACCCTCCACTTCACATAGTACTTCACTGGTGTATATTTCTACACTGCTGATTGTCTAAAGCTGTGGAGGATCCAGGATGAATACTGTTGTCCAGCGCTTGCCTTCTATCTCAGGTCCAATGTATTGTATCTGTTTTCCAGTGTGTGACTCAGGGCCTCCTGGGGGTGGCAGGGATTATGTATGAGAAGTGAGTCAACTGGAAGAGGGTGAGGGTGGACCTCCTCAACTAAGGCCCAGTAGCACTTTGGAAAGTGGGGCTGCTGTTACAGTAACGTGGCCACCGTAGAAGTCAACTGGCTTCTGGGCACTGTGCCCACTGCCCTTGGGTAGAGTCACTGGGTTTTCCCAAAGGCAGCCAAATGAAAGTGTATTCCAGTCTCAGGATGTTCTGATTGATGCCACCTTGGGTGCTCACGGGACTTCACGGTTCAAAGGGGTTAGAAACATGGCTGTCACCTGGGTCTCTGGGAACTTTCTAATTAGCTACTGAAATCTTTTAAGTTGGCTTTTAATTTAATAGTGCCTCCTGctctccctttgcctggcaaattCCCAAATGTAAGCCTGGGTTTGGTTTGGGCAAATTTGTGTCCTCTAATAAATGGAGGTGTGATCCACAAGTCTGAGAGAGTGGTTTTGTATTGGTCTGATTTAGTAGTCTTAAGCATACACTGACATCTTGGTTTTTATACTTGAAAGGAATTTGTATGAAGACTAACATGCTAATATCACTTTTAAATTATTCATAAGGAATGGTAATAAACTTTTCTGATTTTACTGGGTCCATCgttttctaaaaatcaaagcaattcctccccaccacccctttGCTTTGAGTGGTTTCTAAATGCTTTTCAGCTTGCAAAGGATGAAATAACTATAATTGTCATATTGCACATGGCACCTATGTGTAGCTGTGCTTATTTCTCTACATCAGATAATCAGGGTAAGGAACTGTCTGCCCTGCTAACATTGATTGTCTAGTTCCTGCCCACCCCCTACCTATTCATCCCCAGGATTTAGCTTCATTTCCTGGTTTTCAATAATGACAGACCAGTTAGTTCCCTGTTGGTGATTTTCCTCACTTATTACACTACATTCAGTAAACAATTATCAAGCTCCTACTGTGTTACAGGCTTGACTGTGCTAGGGGCTGGGTTGTGAAGATAAGatatatcatttaatattttttgcctCTTCCAGTTATCTCAGAAAAATCTTCCCGTTTGTTATAAAAATgaactagggaattccctggtggtccagtggttaggactctgtgccttCACTGCTGAGGGAGTGGGTTCGAtctcctcccccccaaaaaaacacaaagaacccCCCCAATCCTGGCTGGCAACTGTAAATAGCGCTGGTGAGTAAAGAAGTGCAAAaccatgttttgtgtttttttaaaaacagctttattgaggtataatttacatactgtacaattcacctatttcaagtgtacaatttaatgatttttagtaaatttaccgAGTCATGCAACCATGACCAAAATTAAGTTtgagaacacttccatcaccccaaagagaTCCCTCATGCGGTTAATCCCcgttcccacccccagccctaggcaaccactaatctttgtcttttctgaacatttcatataaacggaatcaAACAATACATGGGTATATAAcgaaaaagaagagataagaacatactcatttgcatatattttcaaaaagaaaaaggaaatacaaatagcgaatcatgctgtacatctgaaactaatgttAATGTCAATTACGCctcaattgaaaaaataataaacgaaggataaaccagaaattaatgaaaatggtTACAGGGAGTGGGTGACAATGGGGCAGAGAGCGTAGGCATGGGAGCAAGACTTCTCTGgaaatagctttttaaatagttttgacTTTGAACCATGtaaaagtttacattttttaaaaataaaaattttataaaatttttatcctttttattaaaaaggacAATAAAAGCAAATCCTAAAGTTGAATACAAACGGAAACAActccacagaggaaaaaaaaagattcacgtAATTTTTAATAGGATATAGTCTAAGGACAGAAAACTGCGAAGAACTTCTGAACTTTACTTAGGTTAATTGTTGGTAGTGGTATTGGTCTTGTAATTCTGAAAAGAGTAATATATTGGTGTTAGGAACCAGAGTTTTCATTGTAAGAGAAGCAAGATACAAATATGAAATGGGGAACGGCGAGGGAGAACCCTGTGGTATTAGATTTGAATCGAAGGTATTAGTATAAactcattaattaaaaattttttctctctctccactgaaAGGGCCTACAAGCAATgatgacccagttttgtttttaaaaaaaaatatttatttggctgtggcgggtctcagttgcggcacgcgggatctttagctgcagcacgcgaactcttagttgctgcatgtggatcgagcctgggccccctgcattgggagggcggagtcttagccgctggaccaccagggaattcccgatgcCCCAGTTTCTAAACACCATtccccactaaaaggaaccagggctccttggagaaatggcttatATCAGATCCAGGACAGGGAATGCACAGagtgagcctggaacatcttgtgccaaaaagcaaggaagtgctcaaagacTAATTGgggtcatgtcaaaaggacacaggagccagagTGAAGTGGTAACCATTGGACAAATTTGTAACAGTTTGAGGATCAAAAAGGATAATGATGGTGTTAGATTgtaacacattaaaataaaaatacaagaaaggagataagaaaaaggaaagttctTTACTGAATAAGTCcagttaataaatgtagaaggaattaagaattagaaaaatcaccCTTTTGCACTCTTCCAATATAATTGATTCAGGCAAGGATCATCGACGGATGCTAAAACCTTTGGGTGCAAGGGGACAGGGAACAGAATATTCACAGAATTTCAAAGTACCACCCCATAGGTTATTTactaatacaaaaggaaaaatgtgtcATTGCGACGGAGAGATCTGGTGGACACCTTTTTGAAGTGATCAAATTTAGTATCACCAACATTGGGACAACCTGACATTGTGCCTTCTGATGACCGGTAAGATATTTAACCGGAATCACTTTGAAGAAAAGATTAGACGAATTCagcatatagaatattttcaagaCAACTTCCCTTCCCTTCAAGACAACTTCCAAATACGTACGGTCATGCAACACAAAGAAAAAAGCTGGTCGATTCTGGATTGAGAGACTAAAGGGAGATAAACAAATACAATGCATGAACCTTGAGTGGATCCCGGATTGAAATGTAAAATGCTCCAATTAGGACAATTTTGGAAATTTAAATACGGACTGTATGTTAAATGATATTGAATTAATGTTAAGTTTTAAATATGTGCTAATGGTATTGTGGTTGTgtagaaaaaagtatttttagggGTGAAGAATCACGTAACCCACTTTTAAATGGTTCAGGAAAACAAACCTAGCAAAATGTTAAAACTGTGAATCTAGGTTAAGGTTCGCCTGTTCGTTTTACTTATCTTTTAGTTTCACATTTCCCGGAAAAAACAGGGGGGGAGAAAGTCCATTTCTAAGggtaaattttaattcaaaacaaCTAACTGCAAAGGTACCTTTGGCACACTGCCAGTTTCTCTTTGGAACGAAACAGTACAAGAGGAGACAACACAGACGAGAAAAACCGGTTCTAATCCTTACTTCCATGTCCTGTGGCGTGGTTACCTGCGGTTACCAGTACGTAGATCACGTGACCTAGGAAGCACTCTCCCCCCAGTGCACTGAGACAGCTCCTGCTTAGATAAGTGGAAGGGGGCGGGAGCGAACGTTTTCTCTGACTAACCGCTTTTCACAGATCCAGCCTCCTGATCGCATATAGTCCAATCAAAAGCCTCTAGTAATGTAGTGACACCAATTCTCCTTTCTCGTAGGACTGGCGGCCTTTCcggttctgtttttctttattccgcATCCGGTAGGGGCTGGTAGGGTCACTGAACTCTGTGAGTCACTTCTGGTCGACATGACAGTTTATTTCCGGACTATGGGACGAGGCTGGGGTTTCCTCTTCCCCGTAGCGGCTGCCCGCATCGACGCCGCCATCATGTCAGACACGGACAGCGATGAAGATTCCGCTGGAGGCGGCCCATTTTCTTTAGCCGGTTTCCTTTTCGGCAACATTAATGGAGCCGGGCAGCTGGAGGGGGAAAGCGTCTTGGATGATGTGAGGGGATGGGCGTGGGGATAGGGCTGGGGGTGGATCGGCTAAGGAAAAGGTGGAGTGAGGAGAGTTGAGTGGTCTTAGGAACTGGAAAAAGAGGGCGATGCGGCCCTCCCCCAGTGAGAGGGCGCCCTTAACGTACGCGAAGAGGACCAGAGAAGCGGTTGCCATGCTAGCAAAGATTGTGCAGTAACGGAGAGCGAGGGGGCTCAGTTTGGGCGAGGGTGGAGACAAGAGGAGAACAGTAGGCAAGCTCTGGGACGTCAGCGGCGCTGATATGGGTGGCTTTGGAGCTAGTTAGATGGAGAAATAGCAGCTTAACCTAGTGAGAGTGCTTTCAAACCTTTGCTGCGAGAACTTTGGAGATTCTTGAAACTGCGTTTGTGCCATCGCTGGCTAGAGGAGGCTCTAGAGCGagaggacaggacctgcaccaaaTCACGTGGTTCAGGTCCCAGTTCTTAGAACAGCCAGTGTTCCAACTATCCAGGGCAGACCCCTTCTGGTCCCAGTGCACTTCTTACATAGTTTTCCCACCGTTCACTGACATTCATGAAATAGTTTCTTGCGCCTGACACTCACCTAGCTTCATTTAAGTTCGTCTCCCCAAGGAGAAAATACCAATATTCCTCATTCCCTGCAACACACAATAAAGACAGCAGTAAAGTTCTTGCCTTGCTTTCTCTGATCGGaatgacctcagtttccttagccTTTATTCAGGCAACTGCTGTTCCACTTATTTAGTCTTGGTGGGTGTTCCTTGAATAATCTTTCCTTACATTAGTTTAAAGGATGGTGATGAAATTGGACATGATGTGTTAATAAAGATCTGATCAATGTGGAGTTTAGTGGAAGATGTACTTTACAGTTCTCAGATGTGATGCTGCTTTTAGCACGCTGCCGAGTCGTTTTTCAGATGGATTTATAGCTTTGTCGTGGAACTGGGAAATAAGCCTTGTGGTGTGGGAAACTTAGGTTTAGGTATTGTCTTTGATTCTGGTGCTGTCCCTTTTTCAGGAGTGTAAGAAGCGCTTGGCAGGCTTGGGGGCTTTGGGTCTGGGCAGCCTGATCACTGAACTCACAGCAAATGAAGAATTGATCGGGACTGACGGTGCCCTGGTAAATGATGAAGGTGAAGTCTGGGTCATGGGGAGTAAGGTGGGGGAGGAGGCTAGCCACTTACTGTACATGTACTTTTCAGTGGGAATTATCTAAGGGAGCGAAAGTTTCTTGCTCTTTGTTTAGATCTACCTCCCCTTTTTATTTATAGGATGGATCAGGAGTACAGAAGATGCTGTGGACTATTCAGACATTAATGAGGTAGCAGAAGATGAAAGCCGAAGATACCAGCAAACAATGGGGACCTTGCAGCCCCTTTGCCATGCAGGTGATTCTTTGGTGCCATCAGTTAAGAGCACTCCAGTACATTTTCTTGCTGTGTAGTCCAGTTTGTTTCTATCCAAGCTTTCTGTCGTTGTTTCTGCTCTTTATGTCTTTGCTTCTCTCCCTTTGTCAGCTCAGTTCCAAGTAGCTGCTGTCCTCTTTTGTGTTCTGGGGCAGCGTTACTATACTCAGGCTTTTATTCCTCATACTGGTTAGTCCCAAATTCTTGGTGAATGCCAAATAAGGATGATAATTCTTTTCTCCTTATCATCTGGTACTTGAGTACCTATGGGGTTCACAGTACTGTTTTAGATGCTATTTAAACTCAGTCTTTGTCCTCAAGGAATTGGTAGTTGAAGAAAGATTAAGTATGCTATGTTGTATATAAACAAGCACATGTATTTATCGGCTCAGCTTCTGTTAATCACTCACTACCTGTATGCCGACACAGTGCGCTTAATGCTTGCTTACAACATGGGTTTTCCTCCTAGTATAAGGTGCTACATTATAGAATCAAAATGTCAGAGTTTGAAGGGGTTTTAGTGATTATTTATTCTTAACCTCATCATAGATATGGAAACCTGGAACTTcagaaaactttaataaaatgtggaactttatcaaaatttctGTAGTTACTAGTGGCAGACCTTGACTAATTCAGCATTTCAGTTTATTAGGCATTGAGCACCCGTTATGTGTTATAAACTGTGATAGTAAAGTACAAAGATAATAAAAtccattttctgatttttgagTAGCTCGGCTTTGTGGTCTGGAACCTAGACTTGCTGATCCTAGTTCATTCTTTCCACTGCCCTGTACTACCTTTCACTGTTTGGGACTTTTGTATGAAGTTGTTCACTGTTTATTCATTATCCACCTCTTTGAATTAGATTTCAGGCTGCTGAGAAGTATAGATAAAACCTTGGTAAAGAGCTGAACTTAGTTTCTTCAGAGCCAGTTAATATATTTGGGTGCTTCTTATATAAAGAGAATTAACTGCACCACATACACAAGAAGTAACCTAGAAAAATAGAAGGTACAGGCCTTACTTTCAGGGATATTGTTATCATTTGGGGAAGGTGAGATAAATGACTGcaaaacataattattcataATAAGAAGACATAAACCAGTTGCCAGCTCATATTTCTGTATAGAGTGTTATACTTAATTTTGAAGGGCTGCCAGACTAGCTAAGTCAAATAGCATAACTATTTGTTTGAGCACCCTGACTTAGGCTGAGGGGGAG is from Orcinus orca chromosome X, mOrcOrc1.1, whole genome shotgun sequence and encodes:
- the LOC101283601 gene encoding rho-related GTP-binding protein RhoG-like — its product is MWRRARRACPAQRETLGRLCQLRFNSAGGRLVCRDSKGRMQTIKCVVVGDGAVGKTCLLISYTTNAFPEEYIPTVFDNYSAQTSVDGQIVSLNLWDTAGQEEYDRLRTLSYPQTNIFVICFSIGNPSSYANVRHKWYPEVSHHCPNVPVLLVGTKRDLRSDIETVKKLKEQSLVPTTPQQGTSLAKQVGAVKYLECSALMQDGVHEVFSEAVRAVLYPATKKNSKKCALL